Proteins encoded within one genomic window of Argiope bruennichi chromosome 7, qqArgBrue1.1, whole genome shotgun sequence:
- the LOC129975510 gene encoding uncharacterized protein LOC129975510, whose product MQHHQKQWPGSSFVAVQVNSMGRVHNVTQACIRELIGVSLHKLELRFGVLALLMRNLDAQRLCNGTRLRIRELGSNIIKATIITGADKGDSVLIPSISVIPNILPFCFKRLQFPLKLAFTMTINKSQGQTRA is encoded by the exons ATGCAACATCACCAAAAACAGTGGCCGGGGAGTTCTTTTGTAGCAGTGCAAGTTAATAGTATGGGACGAGTACACAATGTCacacaagcatgcattagag AGTTAATAGGTGTATCTTTGCATAAGCTGGAGCTTAGGTTTGGCGTTCTAGCTCTGCTGATGCGAAATCTTGATGCACAAAGACTGTGCAATGGCACCAGACTTCGTATCAGAGAGCTTggcagtaatattataaaagctaccATTATTACAGGAGCTGATAAAGGAGACAGTGTTTTAATTCCCAGCATATCTGTTATTCCAAACATCTTGCCATTTTGTTTCAAGAGGTTGCAATTTCCCttaaaattggcttttacaatGACAATCAACAAATCCCAGGGCCAAACCAGGGCTTAA